Within the Megalops cyprinoides isolate fMegCyp1 chromosome 10, fMegCyp1.pri, whole genome shotgun sequence genome, the region ATGAATGGTCAACATTATAGGTTTTGGAAACCCAGTCATATTTAGACttgatcaaaataaaaacgCAATTTCTGCAATTTGCCGTATGAAGCTTCTTAGCAAGTTAGCCTGCATTTTCGCGCAAGGACGCTAACATCTCTGTTAATGATTGTCAGTGGGGTTAAAACGTTATTATTGTACACAGGAGTAAACACATTCTTAAATTTTCAGGATACTGTAATACCTTGCAGCAGTTTTAACAGCGTAAGTTGTATCGAATTTATCAACAGGTCATTTTAGACTGCGTCATTTTTATCCCGCTACACTAAGTGACTTCGCAAAGGTGTGATGAGCTTCAGGTTTAAGGGAAAGCGGTGCGTGTTGTgcacaattatttttacatattttactcCTCCATCACGAAATCACTGATATTGCAAGTATACTTTCAGATATTTTATACTTTCAGCCACTGTTTTAACACGTGTAAGAAAGGAGAGTCGATATTTTAAGAACTGCGGGGATGACTGCACTGTATGAGGACGCGCGTTTAGCACCGTAAGTACAGTCTGTACAGTTGTACACTGCTTTGTGACCACAACACCACTAGAGGTCGTACATTTATAATTTGGAACACGGGCGCCATCTACTGTATGTTTGAAAGACAATTCAGTGGTTTTACCGTCACGAATTAGAAATCTTTTAAATTaagaatatatatattcttttagGTTGTACTAATTCCTCTACAGTTTGGTACCCTGCTTAATTACACAGAAAtctttgtgctgttgtgttccCTTCTGCAGTCCAGTGTCTGattgttcttttcttccttccttctttcctttctctttctttctttctttctttcagggTATGCACTGAATTGCTCTGGGTGCACTGCAGAAGACTGGGCCAGTTGCAATGGCACAGTGAGTGCATGTGGCGAGAGGCAGAAGTGTGTGTCTGCGGCATCTGAATTGATCGAAGGTATGCGGCTTGAAAATGCCGGTGTTTTAGATTGGGTAAatgatatacaaatatacaaaataattcAGTGGGAAATAAAAAGCTCATGTAGCAATGTACTACCTGTCCTGATGCCATCTGCAGTCTAGAAAATGAGTTTCTTATTATGTCTAACTTTTGTTAGTTTCATATAGAGGGAAGCGAGTCACCAAGAAGGTTGCCAGGGCCTGCGTTGATGCTGGATTTTGCAATGCAAACTTATCCCTTAACTTCAAGCATGCAACCTGGAAGATAAGAACTACATGTGACGGTATCCAAGGTAAGGTATCAGGTAGTGCACACTTTCCACTCAACATATCTGATTTTTTAGGAGTACGTTTTGATTCCTTCTCATTTTAAGAGTATGAACTTTCAGTCGTGAATTGATTCTCAGGAGattcctgtctgctgtcagtgtATTGTATAAATCCAGATTTGGATGCTGTCTCCAGTCTCCactgtcagggtttcagggaTGGATTCCCGCAACGACCAGCAGGCGTCCTCAAGACAGCCTGTCTCTCCcggttgcctgctgcttccttgaacatccaccagagggactttgcttcctgtttgtgtttgcactgtgtttgtctgtagTTAGTTTTGATTGTTTGCTGCATTTAAACCCTGCCTGATGCGATGTTccttgctcagtcttgagcttgcctgtgttctgtgcctTCCTGTGCCAAAGTTTGCTTGCTTTAGCAAAAAGTGTTTCTTTGTTGGAATCCTCCTGTGTTCTTTGAATGACCTCTGCATTTGGGTCCCTCCTGCTCAGCCGTTACAtccacactgtctgtctgtgcagcacCTACGGTGAGCGGAGTGGCTGAAGCCAATGGTCTGAGGTGTGTGGGCTGCATCGCAGTGCCGTCGGAGTGCACCAAGGCCGTGGAGTGCCACGGCGAGGAGCGCATGTGCATCACCGTTACAGGTGAGCTGCGCATCGTGTCGAACGGACGCGGCGGCAGGCCGCATCGGACAAAAATCGGCTCATCCTGCCTGTGTGCGTAATTTCATTGTACACCCATTTGTGGGATGTTCAGGCAGGGGCGCCgtaaggggggagggggggtttgggaTGATTCCAAGGGGCCCAAGCAGACAGGAGCCCTCAAACATTCtaccatatatttttgttacatatataGGGGCGCAGTGCATTAACCTTTCAGGGGGCCCAAAATTCCTACCGGCGCCCCTGTattcaggaaaatattttcagggTCTTCACCAAAAATTGCCTTCTCCTGAGCTGTCTCATTTCCTTTGCCATCTCAATAACGTAAAGATCTTTAtgggttttttaaatttttttaacaacattGCTGCTCTCAAGGAATGTCATTGTCAGCTGTCAGGTGTCAGAGCTGACACCACATTCTGCTGCACCATTTTGATCGtgcatctgctttttttttttttttttttcagaaaaggtGGCAGGGAACATCATGGTGAATAAGGGCTGTGCTACCAGAAGTGCCTGTAAGCAAGGTGTGAACATCTCGGATCTGCTGGGGCCTGTGCTGACGGGCAGGGTCTCCTGCTGCGAGGGCAACCTCTGCAATGGTGCTGGCACAGGGTGGCACAgcctccttctccagctgctcctcctccccttGGTGGGATTTCTGCTCTTTGCCTGAAGTCTAGCACTACGAAACCTGGTCACTGGATGTCCCTGCGTGTGGTGTGTTTTGCCTGTGCCTCGAATGGCTGATTGCTGTTTGGGCAAGAGGGTTTGGCGTGAGGCTAAAGGACCTGACCTGATTTTCATTGCCTTACGTTGTAGCTTTACTTTGTCCTGCTAGGAGATTtccaattatttcattttatttcccatcagACCAGCAACTGGAAGGCCAGCGGAAAAGGGTTAGGTCCTTCCCCCCTTCAgtaattacaaatgaaattgaCCTAAACAATATTCTATGCCAGTTTTGGCAGTCTGTCATGCCTGGAGCATTTCGACCAATTCCCAGagcattcaaatacacatttgaAACCCTAGCCAACTAGACacgtttattttatttatgaatcttCCTCCTGGTATAAATTGACATTGGTATGATTTTgagcagtgcatttttttttctacattgttgttataattttaacaatatttacCAGGTTGTGGTTTGTTGGGAACAAAGCTGCCAGGTTACTGACTCACAGCTGCAATTCTGAGCACGTCATTCCTGCCTTAATGCTGTACTTGCTGTCTCTTTGTCACCACATTCATTACAACATAGTAAACACTTATAACTTATCAAACTGATTATAATGCCTTAAATGGGATATGACTGTCTCaaactgaaaggttgtcagCAGTAATATCTTTGTTCTCAAGGATCTCTGTGCTCAGAGAATGAGGGGTTTTTCATAGTGTTCAGGTTCACTCTTCAGTCTGCTGTTCTGAGGTCTTTTGGTTGTGGTAGTCTCCCCCGATTTAAGCTAGGAAAGCAGAttgtcttaattttttttaaacccagctggaaatctttttttcaccTGCTTTTACATAACTGTATGTAACTGTTCTGTATTTTGCCTCTATATATGTTATTTGGTGTGTTCTGTGCACAGCATCCTGATACACCTTGGTGTGAAATTGCACTGAAACTAAATATGAATTGAATGGCTCAATATGCAAACTAGGTCACATATCTCTATGGCAACAAGTCACTTGCCGTTGACCAATGTGAAACCGAACCGATTTCTCACTACTTGGTTTTATACCAGAGTGACAGATAATAGTTCATCTTCCACTTTTTTTGGACATTAGTTTGATGATCGAGTTTCTGCAAAGAGGATATGGTCTTATATGAGAACAGGGTAGTCCTGTGTAGTCATTACACTAGGGCTCAGAATATCTCAGCGATAATACTGCATACTCCAAGCTGAAAATCTTATGGTGTTACTTTTTTGAGACTCCCCCTCTTTTAAGTTAAACCTTTAATATATTAtcacattacagaaaaatagAGATGTCATAATGATATGTAGAAGTAATAATATAACGGTTTTCACCTGTGAATGAGCTGCATTTGGCCATGCTGACGTTCTCGCACAGAAGCATGCtgtgattttgttgtttgttgtttgagcTGGAAGTAAATGGGCACGCAAcggaaatgaaagaaattataGCAGAGATTTTATCCATATGTAAGGTTACGTTTTTCAGTAATGATCGTCTTGAGATGGCAAGATACTGTGCGCAGTTTGTCTCATGAAATTTGcaccaaacaaacaacagttaGCTGTCGAGGGAGTCTTGCAGTTTTCTCTCAGTTTTGAGtgcaaaaaattaaacatatgtatacagtatttcagGGAGAGAATATAATCTCAGAGGTGCTTTACAGTCCAACAGACAAGACTGAAGTGACAGATATGGTTAAGCAGTATACTTGTCATGTAATTTGATCTGTGAGAACATACATCCCACACTACTGCCTGCTTGGTCTTTTCACACCAAAGGCAAGCCATCTTGTAGGCAGCTTTGCACGTCCTCAGAGGAGGTGTGAAGGACTGTGCAGAAGAACACTGTGTGAAGCTGGCTAGCCTTTTGAAGCTACCCTTTCACACTGAAGTGAGGGCAGCTCAACAGGTGAGTCAAAGCTGTCTTAAAGGTAGTTTACTCTGCAGCGTAAAAGGAGTTTATGGCAAGGATGGGTCCCCCCGATTCAGTTAATCCAATGAAGGTTTACATTGGCAGAAAATTTTTTTGACATACTAATCCCAATAAAAACAGTGAGACAAGTGTTTAGGACAGCTAAAATGCCTGGCATACAATCAGTCATtctatgaaatatgtttttaagtAGCACCAGAAAGACACtatgaaacacagcaggaactttTGTACTTTGTGCTGGACTAGACATTGATATGAAGTTTCATGTTTTACTGCTTATCCAGTGTATCCACCAAGGGATGTAACAGCACATGGATATGATCAATAAAATGGTGTGAGTTGTCCCTTTCGATGTACAAGTATGCCAGATGAACTGATgaattttttaattataatggaGAACAAAAGTGATTTTGACAGTTTGCACTAAATGTCATTGTGGATAATTATCATTTTGAACTGTCTAAATTGAGAAATGTTGTCGACAATATTGGAGCCATTCTATCAATGCGCTGAATCACCGTGAAGCCAAAGGTTTATgacccctgttttttttttttttttttaaatctaatcTGCTGTACATCCAATAAATCTGCTTGTTACAACTGAAAGTAAATTTTTTTGGAATACTCAtactcctgcctctctgtgctaGAGCTGTTTATTCTGTTAAACAGAATATCAGATGCAGTGTGGTACGCTGGTGTGGAGTACGGCCTGCAACCCACAGGtatagctgtataaaatggatgaGAAGTGAAGGCTGTAACTCTGAGAGCGCTACGCAACTGCAGTAAActggacagagaggcagatggtACTGTTTATGTATCATGCTTAGAAATATATATAGGAAGTATTTGTTGCACGTTTGCGTGAAATACAGTTGCGTTTTCACACAAGCTTGATAAAATAGTCTTAGGGCTTTTGGCAAAGTTATTGAGGGGTTCTGTGAGCTGTGCAAACTGAATACTCTTACCTCTGTGTGATTTTGCTTAGTGCTCACAGTGATTGTTTTGTGTCTATCATAGTCATTGACCTATGTCAAATCAttgtcaaatgtatgtgtgttgtatgtCTTTGGGGTTCTTCCCCGTCTGCAGTGTACTAAACCATCATATATTAAATGTTCTGGTTAGATGTATAGACTGCCTGACTGTTGTCcttggaaaaatgcaaaacGAAAAACATATCCTGTGATTACTTCCAAGTGCAGGGGAAACAGTCCTCTTTCTCTGAGGTCTGTGTAGCTTTCAATCGCGTCCACACATTTTTCTCCAAATGAACTAGTCCAGTGAATGAATGTTATTATTGCCAGacaataataaattacatttgcagTAAGGGTACAATTTCAAAGTTCATAAAGTGAGTGCTTTGGTATTTACTATGTTTATATGGATCATGAACATTGTACTTCATGTGGAATATTATGTCAAATATTATATTCAAAAGCATGATGATATGGGTAAATGAAATCTTTTGCTTTTATAAGTGCTGTTGATTTGAAAAGTGCTGGAAAGAGGAATTCAGACAAAATCTGCTTCTTgctcactttttaaatttaaactttattttaacagGGAGTCCCACTGAGACAGAAGTACTACTTTCGCAAAGGAGTCTTTTCTAAGAGGGCAGTTTATGTGttacaaaacagaacagcatttAAATTAATGGCAACAATCATAGATTAAATCAGTAGCAACACAACAGCATACAATTGAAAGTTTCATGTCGAAACCTAAAGGTACATGCACTTTTCTTTTCACTGGACTTGCTGTATGGAGTTGTTGTCAAAACTAACgtttttctgaatattttggAGGTTATTCTATGACCATGGGGCAAAATACTTTATTGAATTCCTACAACTCCACACTGAAGGTAACTTGTGCAATGACTTCCTCCTTTGTGTAAATGGCTGACATCGCAGTAGTAGAACCAGTAAGGCCACTTCCTTTCAGGGCCTTTCTTTCAGAATCTTtcaaagaatgtatttttttgtgaaaacagcctttggacaaataagtacatttctaagaaaaatattttattttcagaaaacttGGCTTAAACAAAATCATAGTACGGAAACTGCCCTGATTGATTAACAAGTGATTCATTAATGAGCATAA harbors:
- the LOC118784069 gene encoding uncharacterized protein LOC118784069 yields the protein MFWALTLTLCAAFTAGYALNCSGCTAEDWASCNGTVSACGERQKCVSAASELIEVSYRGKRVTKKVARACVDAGFCNANLSLNFKHATWKIRTTCDGIQAPTVSGVAEANGLRCVGCIAVPSECTKAVECHGEERMCITVTEKVAGNIMVNKGCATRSACKQGVNISDLLGPVLTGRVSCCEGNLCNGAGTGWHSLLLQLLLLPLVGFLLFA